Within Marinomonas mediterranea MMB-1, the genomic segment CTTCTTCCGTTGCAACAATCACCACTGGTACTGTCAATAAAGCCAGCGTAATAGACGCCCACATTAGACCGCCTGTACCAAATGTTGGAGACGGAAGCGCTTCTGGGAAGAACGCCTGATCGATACCTGATCCAAGGAAGTAAATGAAGAAGCCCAAGCCAAATACACCGTATACAATGGAAGGAACCCCTGCCAAGTTGTTTACCGCGATCCGAATCGTACGAGTCAACACACCTTGGCTTGCATACTCACGTAGGTAGACTGCGGCAACAACACCAAAAGGCGTCACAATCACCGTCATTAGCATCACCATCATGACCGTACCGAAGATCGCAGGGAATACACCACCTTCCGTATTGGCTTCACGAGGCTCCGCGGTTAGAAACTCACCCAGCTTAGCGCCGTAGAAACCAAGCTTGGCAAAAATACCCATCGCGTTCGGTCGGTATGCACGTACTACTTTCGCAACCTGAATTTCATGCTCAGAGCCGTCCATTGCTTGAACAATGAAAGAGTCGCGATTGATTTGTTGGTACAAATCAGCAAGCTTACTTTGTAAGCCTTTATACTCTTCGTCGTACTCAGCTCGCTCAGCATTCAGATCGGCAAGGCGCGCAGGCGTTAGCGAATTATTTAATTCGTAACGACGTTGCTCTAAACGTAAACGCTCCAGCGCATAGTTGATCTTACCAATGTCATGCTTCTCTACCTCGTAGATTTCATCATGAATTGCCGTGGCACGATCAATGCGCTGCTCAAATTCTGCCCAAGTATTAAGTGCAGAATCCGTTGGCGTCAGGTCATTCGTTTGAGCAACAACTTGGCCATTTTCTTTAATCACTTTCAGGTAACCGTATAAGTTACCCCACTCATGACGCTCAGCGACGAATAACATTTCTGGACGCTTTACGTCTGTAACATAAGCATCAACCACCCAACGGAAATCGGAACCGTAAACATCACGGTTACCCGTTTTCATCAAAGTACGCATCATAATATCGTGATGATCTTCGACATTAACGCCCGCTTCGCGAAGCTGTGCAGCAGGCACTTCAACGCTCTCTACCCGCTCGGCAACGATGTTGTAAGCAGAGTCGCCTGGCAACTCATACGTTGCTTCAACGACATCTGCTGGCCAGAAATGCCCCAGACCACGAACCGCAATCAACAGTAAAAGACCAATTACCATGATGACCGAAATCGCCACAGCACCCGCGTTAAGCCATACCCATGGATCACCAGATTTGACCCATTCCGATACGGACTGCTTCTTCATTTTCATTTCATTGCTCATTACAAAGACCCGTATTTCTTACGTAGGTGCTGACGCACGGTTTCAGCGATGGTGTTCACAACAAACGTGAAAACAAAGAGCACAAACGCTGCCAAGAATAGGATTCGGTAGTGAGAGCTTCCCACTTCAGATTCAGGCACCTCTACCGCTAAGTTGGCGGCCAAAGTACGCATTCCTTCGAATATGTTGAAATCCATAATCGGAGTATTACCCGTCGCCATCAATACGATCATGGTTTCACCCACCGCACGGCCCATACCAATCATCACCGCCGAGAAGATACCCGGACTTGCAGTTGGCAATACAACGCGCACCATGGTCTGCCAATAGGTCGCACCTAAGGCAAGAGAACCTTGAGTTAACGCTTTTGGCACTGAGAAGATCGCATCTTCAGTAATCGAGAAGATGGTTGGAATAACCGCAAAGCCCATCGCAAACCCAACAACTAACGCATTACGTTGGTCAAAGGTGATCCCAAGGTCATTGGTGATCCAGCCGCGAATGTTGCCATCAAAAAAGTTCAATTCGATCACTGGGCTCAAGGCAACACACATCCAACCAAGGAAGACGATGACAGGAATCAACAACATTGGCTGCCAGCCGTCAGGCACTAACCAGCGAATTTGTTGAGGCATGCGAGACCAAATGAAAGAGAACAAAAGTACGCCAAGAGGTAGAACAACCAACACACTAAAGGCAGCCGCTAAGTTTTCTTCTAAGAAAGGCGCGAAGAACAAGCCCGCTAAGAAACCTAAAATAACCGTTGGCAGAGCTTCCATCAGCTCGATCACAGGTTTGATTTTACGACGTAGCGCTGGCGCCATGAAGTAAGCCGTGTAGATCGCACCACAAATAGCCAAAGGAACGGCCATCAACATGGCATAAAACGCCGCTTTGATTGTACCGAACGCCAATGGCATCAAGCTGTATTTAGGTTCAAAGTCGTTGTTGGCAGCAGAAGACTGCCAAGTGTAAGTCGGCTCTTGATAGCCTTCGTACCATACTTTGCCCCATATCGAAGACCATGACACTTCAGGGTGTTCATTGTCGACGTAGAAAAAGCTAATACCTGATTGGTCTTCAAGTAACAGGCCATTTGCACGTGGTGTAAATGAGATCAGACGTGCAGAGCTGTCACTGAGTTTTTCATCCAATACTTGGCTGCTTGCCGTCGCATTGTAAATCGCAACCATGCCGTTTTTATCAAGCGTTGCGAAACCTTTACGACGATGCTCCATAGCTATGCTAGTCAAACCCGTTGGTTGTTTAACATCGCGGATGAACGTCAACACTTCTTCGTTATCAGCACCGCGAACATTAAACCACTGACTCACACGACCAGACGAGTCTGCCACCATGATCGATGATTTACCCACTAGATACGTCATTGACACAAGCTGCGTATCACCGTCTAACAATGGAATTTCAGCTTTGAATTTAACATCATTAAAGTTACGAAGATCGTACTCGTAAAGCGTACCGGATCGCGTCGCGATGTATAAATAGCGTTGGTCGCCTGAGATCAGCATCGTAAGCGCGTTCTGTGTCGTCGGCAATTGTGCAGAGCTTTCACTCAGCGTGACTTCACCAGAAAGAAAATCTTCTTCTTTCTCGAATAACGTCACTGACGCTCGGCCACCTTCAGACATGGACGCAATGGTTAATTTCTCTTCGGAGTCACGAACAGAAAGTTTGGTAATCGGGAAGTTAGCAGCGTCTACCGCTTCTTCTCCATAAGGATATTCAACTTGAGGGGTGATCTTACGAACGCCATCTGGGTAGGTAATCTTATAAGCGTGCTTAACCAGCAACACCTTACCATCTTCGTACCCTAACGCCAGTAAGTGACTGACATCCGATTCAACCGCTAATGCCGTTACTTTCTCTGCGCGTGGGTTTTTAACTTGCTTTATGATTGCGCCATCCGCGACAGCAAAGAAAATAATATCGCCATTTTGCGCGACGCGCATTCCCACTTCAGATTGCTCTTCGGCGGTGATATAGAGGCTAGGGCCAGATTCGGTTGCAGGAAGTGCATAGCTTGATTCTTTCTCTATGTTCGCACCCGTAAATAATGGGGCAACTTCATACAGTAAATAGAAACAAATTAGCAGTACCGCCAAAATGACGCTACAGCCCCCAATAGCAATGCCGACTGTGGCACTGCGGTCTTTTAATGCTCGAACTTTACGATGACGCTTTAGAGCAGGCGTATCAAAGTCCAGTTCTGGCATTTTGTGATCCGTTGAAGTACTCATTCGATCCCAACTTTATGTGACAATTTTGTGACAGTATCCAAGACAAGAAAAGCAGGAGAGCGATTAATCTCTCCTGCTTACAAGCATCTTTATGTCATCCGTGACCCAGACTTTGTTACTGAATACCTAGATCATTTAGGTATTTGTTAGCAACTTTTGCTGGTAGTGGAACGTAGCCGTCTTTAACAACCACTTCTTGTCCCATTTTAGAAAGAACCATTTTAACGAACTCACGTTGCAATGGAGCAAGTGGCTTGTTAGGTGCTTTGTTTACGTAAACGTATAGGAAGCGAGACAGTGGGTATTTACCTGTCGCAGCGTTCAGTGGAGTTGCTTCGATTAACTCGCCACCTTCTTTCTTAGTAAGAGGGATAGCACGTACAGAAGACGTTTTGTAACCGATACCTGAGTAGCCGATACCGTTAAGAGAAGTCGATACAGACTGTACAACTGATGCAGAACCAGGCTGCTCGTTTACAGAGTTTTTGTAGTCACCCTTGAATAGGGCTTTTTTCTTGAAGTAACCGTAAGTACCAGATACTGAGTTACGACCGAAGATTTGGATATCACGGTTCGCCCAAGCACCTTTAAGGCCAGCGGCACCCCATTTGGTGATGTCTTCGCTGTGTCCGCCTTTACGAGTAGAAGAGAAAATTGCATCTACTTCAGGAAGAGAAAGACCTTTGATTGGGTTATCTTTGTGTACGAATACTGCTAGTGCGTCAATTGCAACTGGAATTGCAGTTGGCTTGTAACCATATTTCTTCTCAAATGCAGCCACTTCTTTGTCTTTCATTGTACGAGACATAGGACCGAAATTAGAAGTACCTTCAGTTAGAGCCGGTGGCGCAGTTGAAGAACCAGCCGCTTGAATCTGGATGTTTACGTTAGGGTAAAGACGTTTGAAGTCTTCCGCCCAAAGTGTCATCAAGTTTGCTAGTGTGTCAGAACCAACACTAGAAATGTTACCAGATACGCCGCTTGCTTTGCTGTAAGAGTGAAGACCAGCGTCAACGTCCGCTACCGCATTTACAGATACACCTGCTAGGGTTGCTACCGCTAGACCTGCAACTAGTTTTTTCATCACACAAACCTCAATGGTTATTGTCAATTTAGATGGAATTATTCCATCAGCTCGTTCGATGTTTGCCAAATATAAAGCTCTAATGTGACAAAAATGTTAAACCGTGAAATATTTGCACGCCGTATGCAATTTATTTTGACGGCACAATGGCGCCATTAAAGAAGAAAGTCATTACACAATCGATACAAAATGCCATTAGTTAAAACGCATAGCGTTAACTAGCTTTTAAACAGAGACCTAATATAAATATTTAAAATAGACGGATAAGACCGTTCTTCCTAGTTTCGAGCAGTACAAGGAATGGATACCTCAACCGTACGAAGACTGCATCAGGGATAGAAACGCGTATGACTCGAATCTCTACCACTAGCTTTTTAAACTCGCTGCGTTTCGTGTGCCTAAGCTTCGCCTGCTATTTTATTATTGCGAGTCTGTCACTTGGTTTTGCCAAAGCGAACGACTCTGGCGTCATCATTTGGTACGCGAATGCCATCGCTGGCTTTTTACTCATAGCACGCCCAAAAAAAGAATGGATAGCCTTGCTAACCGCTTTTGCTGCCGCCCATTTTTCGGCCTATTATGTTTATACAATGCCACTCGAAACCGCATTAAGGTCGCTTCCCGCCTACCTGATCGAAACCGTGTTAATAGCACACTTTTTGACGGATAAAGAAGCCTATAAAAGGGCATTCAAAACCTTACCCGACTACATAAAGGTCTTGAATTTAGGCATTGTTACACCCGCTTTTTTAGGTTCTATTGTCGCCGCTATGATGTTTTCAGGCTCGACAAATCAACACCTAATAGAAATTTGGCTGCTTAGCTTTATTAGTATGTTAGTTAGCGCGGTTTCCTTCTTTCCATTAGGTATATACCTAATCAACCATTCACTTAAGCGCGCTCTTGACGACCTTGTAAACCCCAAAGGCTTCATTGCAGTGGGTTGTGCTGTACTGGTGACTATCTCGGTGTTTTCTACGCTCCCCTATCCTTATGCATATTTGTCGGCGGCACTGCTGTTTTTTGCTTTTTACAGCAACTTTGTCACATTAGCGGCGGCAATATTTTTAACGGGCGTTATGTCTTATTTCTCGGTCTCTTATAATCTCTACACACCTATAAGCTCTGGCTACCAAAATAACGACGTGTTTTTCTATAGTCCGCTTTTACTCACGCTACTTGCCCCAACCTTACTGTCGATTTTATCGATGCGGATGAACAAAACGCTGTCTGATCTCGAAACATCAGAAGCGAGCTTTAGAGCCCTCTATGAAAAAGCACCAATCGCGATGCACACCATCAATACCGCGGGAGTGATGACCTATGTAAGTGACCGATGGCTCAGTATGCTCAGTTTCAAACGAGAGGAAGTCATCGGTAAACGATCCATTGATTTTCTAACGCCCTCCAGCCGTGAAAAAGCCAAACGAGAGTACTTTCCAGAACTTATATCTACCGGATATTTAACAGACAAAGAGGTACAAGCCATCAAAAAAGATGGCTCTATTATCGATATCGATATCTCAGCGGTGGTTGATCCTATAAAAAACAATGGTGCAATACACGCAATAGCCGCCCTAAAGGACATTACAGAAGAGGTGCATTTAAGAGAGGCTTTAGCAGAAGAAAAAGAACTACTTGAAATTACACTTCATTCAATCGGCGACGGCGTTATTGCAACCGATAAAGAAGGCTGTATTACGTTTTTAAACCCAGTGGCCGAACAAGTTCTTCAACTGTCAAAAAACGACGTAATTGGGACCAAGTTTGAACAAACTGTTTACTTATTTGATCAACGTACAGGAAACATCATTGACGATTTAATTTCTCGTGTTTTGGCATCAGAAAGCACACAAAGAATCGATCAATTCGACGCCGCGATTAAAAATCACAGAGGACAAATTTGCTGCATTCAAGATTCCATTTCTCCGATCAAAAATAATAACGGCGACATAGTGGGAACCGTAATGGTTTTTCAAGATGTCACAGAGAACCGTAATATGTCTCGCCAAATGGAATATCTTGCTCATCATGACATGCTAACCAAACTTCCAAACCGTGCCTTATTAATCAACAAGCTGCTAGAACTCTGCCCTCATGATGACATTGAACCAGAAGAGAGCTTCGCACTTCTCTTTGTCGATATCGATAATCTCAAATCCGTTAATGATCAATACGGACACAAAGCCGGTGATGAATTGCTCATCGACACAGTGAATAACATCCAACAAGTTATGAGAGAGAATGACTTTTTAGCGCGCATTGGTGGCGATGAATTTATTCTGATCTCACCTCATTATGAAGAAAAAAGTACCTTTGAGCCTTTCTGCCGAAAGCTAATCAAAAGCGTCTGTCGTCCTATGACAATAGAAGGGCACGATATTCAGACCTCCGTAAGCGTTGGTGTTTCATTTTATCCGGACAATGGCTGTGATGCGGATACCTTACTCAGCCATGCTGATGCTGCGATGTACCACGTCAAAGCTAAAAACAAGAATGACTACCGCTTTTATACGCCCGAATTCGATAAGGAAACAATTTGGTTAGCTGAGATCGAAGAAAAAATGCGCCAAGGTTTGCCTAGAAAAGAATTCGTTCTTTATTTTCAACCCATTATTGATAGCTCTAGCCACACTGTGACTTACTTTGAAGCGCTGTGTCGCTGGCACAATGACGATGCAATCGACATTATGCCCGACATTTTCATTCCGATAGCAGAACAATCAGGCTTGATAGGTTCGTTAACAACACAGTTACTGCATCAAGCCTGTTCATTTATCAAGGAACTCGATGAGAGTAATATCAGGATCTCATTTAATATCAGCGCCACTCATTTGCAATCGCAAGATTTTATGAGCGAAATTAAAGCCGTTTTTGACAAAGAGAATGTGGTGCCATCCTGCTTTATATTCGAAATTACCGAGACCGTTTTGATGCAAAACTGGAAACGTAACGTCTCACTTCTGAATGACCTAAAATTATTGGGAGTCGAAATCGCCGTAGACGACTTTGGCACCGGCTACTCAAGCCTTGGCTATTTAAAACGCTTCCCAGTGGACATTTTAAAAATTGATCGCGAGTTTATTCGCGATCTTCATCATGACGCAAAAAACCGTATTTTTGTCAGTGCCATTGTCAGCATGGCCAGTGCCCTGTCACTCAGAATTGTCGCAGAAGGTGTCGAAAACAAAGAGCAAGCGTCGATTCTTGCTGAAATGAACTGTTTTTTACAACAAGGCTATTATTATTCAAAGCCACTTCCTATCCTCAAAGTGTTGCGCCATTTAAACTCAAATTCACTTCACTCGAATGTTATTCAGCTAAAATAAGACCTTTGCTTCGCCTAAAAGAGCACCGTCATCGAGCAAAGGTCTCAAAATGAAAAAATATGAGCATTTATCCACCACTCACCGCGCTCTCTTATTCCCTCTTGTAGCAATATCACATAAACTGAGCGGCCAATAAACTTTATAAAGAAAGTAAAAAGCCCTTAACGCTCTCGTGCTTTATGACGTCTCAAACAAGCGACTTGATTAAAGTAGGCTTGATCTAAGAAAACCTGTGGGAAACAACATGCTAAACAAACTTATCCTCGCTGCGGAATCGGTATCGACCGTTACTGGCCGCTGCATTGCGTGGTTAACCCTTTTTATGATGGCGCTAACCTGCGTGATCGTTTTGTTACGATATGGCTTCGGCTACGGCTCGATCGCCATGCAAGAGTCTGTCCTTTACCTTCATGCAATGGTCTTTATGCTTGGTGCTGCTTACACCTTCAAGGCAGATGAGCACGTCAGAGTCGATGTTTTCTATCGTGGTTTCAGCGTAAAAAAGAAGGCACTAGTCAATACCTTAGGCGGGCTATTCTTCCTGCTCCCCTTCTGTGTCTTCACCCTGTATATGAGCCTAGATTACGTGATGGCGTCTTGGCGAGTATTTGAAACCTCTCCCCAACCTGGCGGACTGGCTTATGTCTATCTACTGAAAACCCTGATCCCCATTATGATGCTTACGCTTATTATTCAGGGCATCGCCGATATTTTAAAAAACCTTGCGGTAATAACGGGCCATAACCCAGTAGAAGGACACTAAATCATGACAGAATTTTTACCTTTATGGCTATTTGCCGCTGTATGTGTGTGCCTGCTTTTTGGTTACCCAGTGGCCTTTTCATTAGGCGGCACGGCGCTTTTATTTGCAGGTGGAGGCGTCTTATTTGGGACATTTGACCCCGTATTCTTACAAGCACTTCCAAATCGATTATTCGGTATTGTGGGCAATGAAACGTTAATCGCCGTTCCACTTTTCGTTTTAATGGGTGTATTGCTAGAGAAATCCAAGCTGGCAGAGCGTTTATTGGATTCAATGGCCATGCTGTTTGGTTCGTTAAGAGGTGGCTTGGGCATTTCTGTCATCCTGGTAGGTATGCTGATGGCAGCAAGTACCGGCATTGTCGGCGCGACAGTCGTCACAATGGGCATGATTTCACTGCCTACTATGTTACGTCGTGGGTACGATCCCGCTCTTGCGACGGGAACCATCTGTGCAACAGGCACACTTGGTCAGATCATTCCACCGTCGATCGCGCTGGTATTACTGGGCGATGTAATGTCAAACGCCTTCCAAAAAGCACAGTTGCAAATGGGCATCTTCTCCCCTAAGACTGTTTCAGTCGGAGACTTGTTCGTTGGCGCAATTATTCCGGGCTTATTGCTGATTACCTTATACATCGTCTATGTCGCGGTCGTTGCATGGCTACAGCCTCACAAAGCCCCTGCGGTGCCCAAAGATGAGCTAATAAAGTCCTTAAACGGCGGATCGCTTGCTGCGGAATTAATTAAGGGCTTGGTGCCACCGCTGTTATTGATTCTTGCGGTGCTCGGTTCTATTTTAGGCGGCATCGCCACCCCTACAGAAGCCGCAGGTGTGGGCGCTTTAGGTGCAGCAATTCTGGCTTGGTTGTCTGGTAAGCTGAACTTTGAAACCCTAAAAGACACGGTACGCAGCACAACAAAAGTCACCGCGATGGTGTTTATGATACTCATCGGCGCCTCTTTGTTCTCTCTCGTCTTCCGTGGTTTTGGCGGTGAAGAACTGATTCATGAGTTCTTTAACCAATTACCTGGCGGTGTGGTCAGCGCCGTCGTGATCGTCATGCTGGTCATGTTTGTATTGGGCTTCATTCTAGACTTTATCGAAATTACATTTGTTGTCGTTCCTATTGTCGCGCCCGTGTTACTGGCGATGGGATTAGACCCTGTTTGGTTAGGCATTATGATGGCCATTAACCTGCAAACGTCGTTTTTAACGCCGCCATTTGGTTTTGCTCTGTTCTATTTACGTGGCGTTGCACCACCGGAAGTAAAAACGCAATCAATTTACAAAGGCGTTATTCCGTTTATCTTGATACAGTTGTTTGTACTGCTGATGCTTGCCATCTGGCCAGAACTGGCGACATGGCTTCCAGAACAGGTTTATGCAGATTAATCAATCATAACCTCCTCCCCATTATTTCTCTCTATTTCACTTTCTAGAAAGTGAAATAGAGAGAAATAATGGGAGATAAAAAAACAACCCGTTTCCCGCAGGGTCGCCCTAAAGGAAGTGAGCCAACGACATGACACTGAGGATTCTTTTATGAAAGCAATGCAAATTGAAGATTACGGCAGTGCGAGTGATCTTAAGCTCGTAGAAGTAACACAACCGGACTTTTCAGAAGATCAAATTCTAATAAAAGTTGGCGCTGCGGGCGTTAACCCAGTTGATACTTACATTCGCTCAGGCACCAATAATTATAAAGCGACGTTCCCACACACACCGGGGTCAGATGGTGCAGGTACGATTGAAGCGGTCGGCAGTCAAGTCAAAGGATTCGAAGTAGGGCAACGAGTCTATTTCTCTCGTACTCTAACAGGTTCTTCAGCGGAGTTTGCGGTCTGCGCAACCACCCATGCCTTTCCTCTTTCAGACAGTCTCAGTTTTGTAGAAGGGGCCTGTCTAGGCATCCCTTACACTACTGCGCACAGAGCACTCTTTGGCCGCGCTCATGCGCAAGCAGGCAATCACGTTCTGATTCATGGTGCAACAGGCGCAGTAGGTATTGCCGCAGTGCAACTTGCTCTTGCCGCAGGGATGAAGGTCACTGCGTCAGCGGGTACCGATGCAGGCGCGGAACTGTTGACGAAACAAGGCGTCCATTGCGTCATTCGCCATGATGAGGAGAACCACCTAGCGCCGTACCAATCGCTTGAGACAGGCTTTGATGTCATCATCGAAATGTTGGCAAACCATAACCTTGATCGTGACCTAAAAGCCTTGGCGTTCGGCGGCACTGTCGCAGTCATTGGTAACCGAGGTACGGTCGAGATCAACCCGAGAGACCTAATGGCAAAAGATGCCGCTGTCGTAGGCGTTGCATTAGCGAACGTTAAACCAAACGAGCTAAAGCGCATCGCTCAGTCAATGAAACCTCTGTTTGATAAAGGCGTCTTAAAGCCTATCGTGCGAAAAGAGTACTCATTGACAGAGCTTCCAAACGCCCATAAAGACATTCTTAAATCCGGTGCTTTGGGTAACTTAGTTGTTACGATAAATGCCTAATAAACCTCGCAATCAAAACACAGGTTAAACGTTTCTAATGGATAACTTTTAACCTGTGTACACACTTCCTCTTAAAAACTTCACACTATTTCGCTAAAAGTTTCTTGAAAGAAACCCTTCCTCTTACCACACTCATAGAAAAGCCTGTAACAGGAGTACATTATGAGCGTGACCGCTGTAGTCAGTTTCAAAGTAAAACCCAATAAGCTTCAACCTTTCATGAAACTACTGGAATCGAATCAATCCAATATGATTAGCGCCGGAGCACAGACCGTTTCATTACTGCAAGACACGGATACCCGCAATAGAGTCGTCGAAATAGAAAAGTGGGATTCTATCGAAGATCATCAAAATTTCGCTAATTTAGCCGCACAATCCCCCGCATTTAAGCAGCTAAAAGAATACTTAGTTGAGCCATACAAGGTCTTATATTTAGAAGAACACGCTCGATTGGATGCGTTTTAGGCGGACTTCGCGCAGCAAACTAAATAGAACGATTCTCATAATTAGTGCTACTCAACATTAACGAACGTAGTTATACTTTCTGGTAATGGCGTGTAGCGTCCTTAATTTACTTCGTGAAAATAGGTTGTTCGTTGTCCAATTTCGACTCAGATGTATTTAGCTTACCAACCGAAGCAGATACACATAACCATGACTACCACCAGCTTGTTGTTGTCCTTGACGGGAATACCGACTTCGACATCAAGGGCAACAGCCGTCAGCTTCATTTTGGTGAGGGTTGTATTGTGCCGTCCGCTGAAGGCCACGCCTTTGCTGGTCTTGGTAAAAATCGCATCATGGTCGTTAACTTGCCGGTTCCACCACAAAAAGCCATTACAGACGAAGAATACGAAATTGTTTCACGCCTATTTGATCAAGCAGCGTACTTTGAACTCAACCCGAGACTGCAAATTTTAGCGTCCGCTTTATCAGGTGAGCTAGAGCAGTATCCTGAAGACTCCATTCTAGCGCGCGCTTGCGGTAATACGTTACTCAGTGCGATCCGACATCAAATCAACAATAAAGATTCACGTATTCGCGGTAACAATTTGGATATCGATAAATTAGACCAGTTTATTGAGCTAAATTTATCCAAGAAGGTTCATATTAGTCAGCTTGCGAACTTTTGCTTTTTAAGCGTCAGTCAATTTCATGAACGCTTTAAGGATCACACAGGCATGACGCCGCATCAGTATTTGGTGCGTAAACGTCTTGATCGAGCACAAAGCCTTTTGAAAAAAGGCTACCCTCCGATTCAGGTTGCAGAAATGTGCGGCTTTTCGAGCCAAAGCGCAATGACCAATGTCTTTTCTCAAACACTGGGGATCACCCCTCTTAAATACCAAAAGAAATACCGAGGTCATTAGAACTCAAACTATTTCATACGTGTCTTATCGCATTATTGAAAAGAACGTGAGCCCCATATTTACCTTTTTCTGGTCCAGATAACGCTCAAATCAACCGTACAATAAATGAGCATTCGACGAAAATCGCGATTTTTCTCGCACACTTCTAAGGCATACGTGCTTTTTTGCTCAATCAACCAGATTATCCTGTAAAAAAAACCGACTTTTTAGAAAGACGAATTCCAACGCTTGTCACTAAAGTGTACGTATTATCCGGGCATGTACACCTAATGTTTTACCGCGCTAGAAACGCATGCCATGCTCTATAACAATTACGGTTACTACTGAAAGTATTTGCTTTTTGTCTATCGTGGGAGAATCTGATCATGTTTAACGCGCTAGAGGTGTTACAACCTAATTTCATACAGCGTCCGCTGAACGAACTTTGGCAACTAATTTCGCCGCTATACACAGTGAACGAGGAACAGTGGCTACAACAGTTACTGCCTTTGGCGGAGCCGACTGACGCCCAACTAAAAACATGCACGGATGCGGCAACCAATCTAATCGAGCAAGTTCGTAAAGATGACGAATCCATCTCGATGATAGACGCACTTTTGTTGGAATACAGCTTAGATACCAAAGAAGGTATTTTGCTAATGTGTTTAGCAGAAGCTCTAATGCGCGTTCCAGACAAAGAAACGGCAGATGCCTTCATTAAAGACCGTCTTAGCGTTGCAGACTGGGCTTCCCACGCAAAGAACTCCGATTCATTCTTTGTAAATGCATCAACTTGGGGACTGATGCTAACGGGTAAAGTCGTTACCATGAGTGAAAAAGAAGATGGCAGCCCAGCGAACCTAGTCAATCGTATGGTTAATCGCGTTTCAGAGCCTGTTATTCGCAAAGCGATGAACCAAGCAATGAAAATCATGGGACACCAGTTTGTATTGGGCCGCAGTATCAGCGAAGCCCTAACACGCGGAAAAAGTTACCGTGATGATGGCTACACCTACTCATTCGACATGCTTGGTGAAGCCGCATTAACCGCAGACGATGCTAAAAAATACTTAAAATCTTATGAAGACGCGGTTGAGTCCGTTGGTAAAGATTCCTACAACAAAGGACATCGCCCAACCATCTCTATCAAACTGTCTGCACTTCACCCACGTTATGAAGTGGGCAGTGAAGAACGCGTAATGACCGAGCTCTTTGAAAGTGTCAAAGGCCTGATCAAAAAAGCCCGTGCTTTAGACGTCGGTATCACAATCGATGCTGAAGAAGCGGATCGTTTGGAATTGTCTCTTCATCTGTTTGAGAAATTGTACCGCGATGACGTAGCAAAAGGTTGGGGCCTGT encodes:
- a CDS encoding ABC transporter permease subunit, translated to MSTSTDHKMPELDFDTPALKRHRKVRALKDRSATVGIAIGGCSVILAVLLICFYLLYEVAPLFTGANIEKESSYALPATESGPSLYITAEEQSEVGMRVAQNGDIIFFAVADGAIIKQVKNPRAEKVTALAVESDVSHLLALGYEDGKVLLVKHAYKITYPDGVRKITPQVEYPYGEEAVDAANFPITKLSVRDSEEKLTIASMSEGGRASVTLFEKEEDFLSGEVTLSESSAQLPTTQNALTMLISGDQRYLYIATRSGTLYEYDLRNFNDVKFKAEIPLLDGDTQLVSMTYLVGKSSIMVADSSGRVSQWFNVRGADNEEVLTFIRDVKQPTGLTSIAMEHRRKGFATLDKNGMVAIYNATASSQVLDEKLSDSSARLISFTPRANGLLLEDQSGISFFYVDNEHPEVSWSSIWGKVWYEGYQEPTYTWQSSAANNDFEPKYSLMPLAFGTIKAAFYAMLMAVPLAICGAIYTAYFMAPALRRKIKPVIELMEALPTVILGFLAGLFFAPFLEENLAAAFSVLVVLPLGVLLFSFIWSRMPQQIRWLVPDGWQPMLLIPVIVFLGWMCVALSPVIELNFFDGNIRGWITNDLGITFDQRNALVVGFAMGFAVIPTIFSITEDAIFSVPKALTQGSLALGATYWQTMVRVVLPTASPGIFSAVMIGMGRAVGETMIVLMATGNTPIMDFNIFEGMRTLAANLAVEVPESEVGSSHYRILFLAAFVLFVFTFVVNTIAETVRQHLRKKYGSL
- the pstA gene encoding phosphate ABC transporter permease PstA; this encodes MKMKKQSVSEWVKSGDPWVWLNAGAVAISVIMVIGLLLLIAVRGLGHFWPADVVEATYELPGDSAYNIVAERVESVEVPAAQLREAGVNVEDHHDIMMRTLMKTGNRDVYGSDFRWVVDAYVTDVKRPEMLFVAERHEWGNLYGYLKVIKENGQVVAQTNDLTPTDSALNTWAEFEQRIDRATAIHDEIYEVEKHDIGKINYALERLRLEQRRYELNNSLTPARLADLNAERAEYDEEYKGLQSKLADLYQQINRDSFIVQAMDGSEHEIQVAKVVRAYRPNAMGIFAKLGFYGAKLGEFLTAEPREANTEGGVFPAIFGTVMMVMLMTVIVTPFGVVAAVYLREYASQGVLTRTIRIAVNNLAGVPSIVYGVFGLGFFIYFLGSGIDQAFFPEALPSPTFGTGGLMWASITLALLTVPVVIVATEEGLSRIPRNVREGSLALGATKAETLWRVILPMCSPAIMTGVILAVARAAGEVAPLMLVGVVKLAPSLPLDGNYPFIHLDQKFMHLGFHIYDVGFQSPNVEAARPLVYATALLLVIVIALLNLAAVTIRNHLREKYKSLEM
- a CDS encoding PstS family phosphate ABC transporter substrate-binding protein, whose amino-acid sequence is MKKLVAGLAVATLAGVSVNAVADVDAGLHSYSKASGVSGNISSVGSDTLANLMTLWAEDFKRLYPNVNIQIQAAGSSTAPPALTEGTSNFGPMSRTMKDKEVAAFEKKYGYKPTAIPVAIDALAVFVHKDNPIKGLSLPEVDAIFSSTRKGGHSEDITKWGAAGLKGAWANRDIQIFGRNSVSGTYGYFKKKALFKGDYKNSVNEQPGSASVVQSVSTSLNGIGYSGIGYKTSSVRAIPLTKKEGGELIEATPLNAATGKYPLSRFLYVYVNKAPNKPLAPLQREFVKMVLSKMGQEVVVKDGYVPLPAKVANKYLNDLGIQ